The following is a genomic window from Haliaeetus albicilla chromosome 13, bHalAlb1.1, whole genome shotgun sequence.
AAATGGTGTTGTGTAGAAATAACTGAAAGGGGGATTGGGTCTGATACGTTAGTTCCACAAGAAGTTTTAGCAAAATGAGTTCTTGTAGAAACCTTTGATGCTAAATATAGATCTTGCAGCTTCTATGGAGACATGCATCTCCTTACATTAGAAACCTGTAGGACAAATGTAGGTAAGGCTCCATTTGACAGACGTTCTGTGCAAACTCCTCTGGCACGGAAATAAGCTGTCCTGCTTTGTTCCTACCTGCTGCTCTACTAGCATGAGTAAttcctgctgtgcagtgaaCCAACAAGAAAATAAGGTTTTGTTCTGAGTTACTGgcttgtggttttgttgtttgtgtcTTTTTGGTGTTGTTTTGGTGGTGGTCTCCCCCCCTCCCTACCCCCACCCCAATGAGTCCTATATCAGTTCTAACTCTCCACAGAGATGGAGGGCAATGCAGGGCCATAGTGCCTGGAGGACAGTGGGACTGGTTTAGGTCCTGGTTTcagaaacagagcaagaaaTTTATTCGTTCAGCACCTGAGAAGAAAGTACAGAAAATGATGGTgaaatgcatgtgtgtgtgcagctttgTGCAGAGGTTGCATGAGTGGCAAAGGGTAGGAGACATAAATAGGAGAGAAGCATCTTAAACACTTCTGATCCTCTATACTCAAGTGGATAAAAAGAAAGTCAGACGTACTGACTGCTTTTTAGACTAGAGTGTTATGTCTGTATCCCATGCCTATTTATAAAGTATCAAACTTTTCAGGAGTGTGAAAGAAAACTATTAGGAAATAATTCTGTTTGAGCAAGTAGTTGTAAGAGTAGTGGGTTctgcataaaggaaaaaaaagttgtgtgtTTACTTCAGTCAGTGACTTTTAGTTATGGCTGATAAACTGTTAGCACAAAACTCTGAAATGTCTGATAGTGTCAGATGATGCTTGATGCCAtggatgggaaaagaaaatttggaTAACTttccctgacttttttttttttcttttttctttacagaggAAAGCACAAATTACGTGCACAGCTATTTTCATTGTTTGGGGTGTCTTGGTCCACCTCGTTATTCCTCCCTTTGTCTTTATGGTGACTGAAGGATGGGATTACATTGAAGGCCTCTATTTCTCATTCATCACTATCACCACCATAGGATTTGGAGATTTTGTTGCTGGTCAGTAATTGTATTTTATGTATTATTTCACTGCATGCATAGTGTCGCAGTTCTATTTCCCAACTTTAATTTGAAAAGGTGCTTTCTAAgcttttccaaaacattttgctgaaaagaaGATTCAGTTAAAACTAGGTACTGATCCAATGGTCTAGATCTGGCTCTTCAATCTCGGTTTAGATAGCTAAGGCCTTTATTGGGCTTAGTCTGGAGCCAAGTTTTGGAGTTCGTAACTCTTTCAGGTGCCCCGTGTCCCTATTACAGGCAAGGAGCTATCCTATCCACCATGATAGTTGTGTACCTTTGAATGGAATCCAGTATACTAAGCAGGGTGCATAAGTACTGGGCAATGCTCTCTGTGCAGCTGTCTAGAACTAGTCAACAGGAAATGCTGAGCATACTGGTGTCTCCCTCCTAAATCTTGTCTTTCTCTAAAATCCACTGCCTTGTTCAGGGCTTTGGAGATGGTCCTTGTAAGTGGACTTATAAAACCTTTTCTCAAGGAAGGTACCTATATCCGTACCTCAATGGCAAGGGAGAAGGCTTATAattttcaaacaggaaaaaaagtttacttttaTAGCTTACAAGGAGAGGACAAGTATGTTGCCATTTGATGTTGTAGTCCAGTGGTTAGAATACATGCAGCCAAGAAGTGGAAGACCTGGGATCAACTTTTACTTTCAGAAGGGTTTCAGATCCCCACTTATCACCTCTCAGAGCAGTGTTCAAACAACTAGGCTCTGTTAGTGTGGAAGGGAGTAGTTCTCAGGGTCATAACTTCAAAGGCTTATCAGCTGCGAGTCGTCTTTCAGTaatgttcttgtttttaattctttgtagGTGTAAATCCAGATGCAAACTATCATGCCCTTTACAGGTATTTTGTGGAGTTATGGATCTATCTGGGACTAGCTTGGCTTTCACTCTTTGTGAACTGGAAGGTCAGTATGTTTGTGGAAGTCCACAAAGCAATCAAGAAacggaggaaaaaaagaaaagagtctTTTGACAACCATCCTCGGTCTAAAAAACCCCTTCAAATGGGTACCTCAAAGGACGTCAACATTTTCAGCTTCCTTTCAAAGAAGGAAGAGACCTACAATGATCTTATTAAGCAAATTGGGAAGAAGGCCCTGAAGACAAACAATGACAAAATGATTAAAGTAGAAAATGCCAAACAAAACTTGCAGAATGCCAGTATAGATGCCCAGGTGACTTACACAAAGACAGAGTCATTCGAGTATGATGAGGCTTCCCTGGACATTCAAAAAGGTCATGTACTGAGACCCCTGCATGATAAACGTATTGGAGATAGCCCATTAGAAGGAACCATGTTTGTAAACCAGCTGGACAGGATTAGTGAAGAAGAAGGTGAAGTGTGGGATTCCAGAGACTATCGACCCTTAATATTTGAGAATGCCAATATAACATTTGTAAATGAAGatgatgaggaagaggaagatatCTCAGATGATGAGGAAACATCGAAATCCTCCATGGATGATAATCTTGCAGAGGAATCTGAAACTGCAAAAAACCTGGTAAAATTCCCATCCTCTGATGAATCTACCTTTACGAATAATGAGTTAGAACTTTCTGTGCCTTATGAACAACTGATGAATGAATATAATACAGTAAGCACTGTGAAGTCTGCAACGTGAAGCATGTTTGACAATGGTTGTCTGGAATTGATCAGTACATATTGAACAAATTAACAGAGCAAGgagaaaagcatgtttttacagcttttcctgtctctttgaaaacaaaagcaagtcCCAAACTAATAAACTCCAGTGTTTTTTTCCCACCCTGAGTTGGTTTCTGAGCCCATCAGCTTTGCTTATCTGAAAAACTTGTAAAATAACAGTTGAATTTGGAGTCCTGCTTCTTCTTGGGGTTTTATGGTTCTTGaacaaagtagaaaagaaaagactagTTAATACACTGGACCTGCTCTGCTTTTATGCATTTCATTGAGGAATTAGTTTGGGAGTGTAATTATGCTGTTGCAAAGAGACTGTTTGGCGCATCAAATGTGTTCGGTTACTCCATTAGCCTTTCACCTCTGAAAACCTGGATTTGAATCCTGCTTTGATTGCAAATGAAAGCAagggggttttgtggtttgggtttggggggggggtgttggtttggttttttttaaagttgcccGTTGTGAAATTGTTACCACAAAAAAATGGTGCAATCACTAGTTGCACTTAATGAGAAACTTTAGATGGAATACTAGGACACACAGATCTGAGCTGAGGTGTGCTGGCAGACTGAGGAGGAAGCTTCTGAAACATCTGTCTAGAATATGTCAGTGCTTGTCAAATCACAGTCAATTGtaatttcataaataaaatattaacataaaAAATTCCAAAGGAATGGATTGAGGAGCCCTCTAACAAGGAAGAATCATCTGGGATGAAGCTCACCAATTGGGCTGCTAAACTGCACATCAGCCCCAGAACTGTTAAAGAGTAAAATGACTGGAAGACCTATTGATCAAAGCGTGTATGAGCACAAGCAGGATGCAATGAACTTTTCTAATGTTGAAAGTGTCCTTCCACTGTTCGTTTCCTAGAGGAAATACTTGAATGAACCTTATACAGTATCTATGTACAGGTGAAGTTTTATTGACACTGTTCTTCTGAGGAAAACATCACCTTGGGAGGCACAGATATTCTCCAAATGCCCTAATGCCTGTCAGAAGGGACCTGTAGCACTACTGCGGATCTGTGCAGTGTGTTAGTCAGTATTGTTATTTGATGTTCCTCCCTGTCATGGTACTTCAGACTAGACTTGAATGAGAGATGGTTTTTGAAACAGTTGATTACactttgcttatttgttttgttttaaagtttgaCCTATGTGCATATACAATGGTTATTCTATCCCACTTTGAAGAAGGCTGGGCAATGTCAAATCTTGGACAAACTGAGATGTGATCAAGTGACTTAAGGCCATAAGGCacttcttttaaagaaactttgGCTCTAAGCTCCTGAAAGTATTATCTTTTGGCTTGGAGATGGGCTTCTCATTGAGAAGGAAGTATGTTTCTTCATAAAATTTATGCCCAAATTGTTTTGgctacaaagaaaattattccatggttttatttttctttctttttccatatcTATATGTTAACCCTGACAACTCTTGCAAATGAGGCTCTTGATTGTATGTTGGCAAAAGGTACTGACTTCAGTTGTATCCAATATACTTGGAAGAGAAAATAGCCAAGACCTT
Proteins encoded in this region:
- the KCNK5 gene encoding potassium channel subfamily K member 5 gives rise to the protein MVDRGPLLTSAIIFYLSIGAAIFEVLEEPHWRSATDDYKRQKTELLKQFPCLGQEGLDKILQVVSNAAGQGVAITGNNTFNNWNWPNAVIFAATVITTIGYGNVSPKTPSGRLFCIFYGLFGVPLCLTWISALGKFFGGRAKRLGQFLTKRGVSLRKAQITCTAIFIVWGVLVHLVIPPFVFMVTEGWDYIEGLYFSFITITTIGFGDFVAGVNPDANYHALYRYFVELWIYLGLAWLSLFVNWKVSMFVEVHKAIKKRRKKRKESFDNHPRSKKPLQMGTSKDVNIFSFLSKKEETYNDLIKQIGKKALKTNNDKMIKVENAKQNLQNASIDAQVTYTKTESFEYDEASLDIQKGHVLRPLHDKRIGDSPLEGTMFVNQLDRISEEEGEVWDSRDYRPLIFENANITFVNEDDEEEEDISDDEETSKSSMDDNLAEESETAKNLVKFPSSDESTFTNNELELSVPYEQLMNEYNTVSTVKSAT